The Nomascus leucogenys isolate Asia unplaced genomic scaffold, Asia_NLE_v1 000882F_75838_qpd_obj, whole genome shotgun sequence genome has a segment encoding these proteins:
- the LOC100604763 gene encoding uncharacterized protein LOC100604763, which produces MSILTSDPQTCEQSRLQLVRLSPRTGERPWPCTTADIKQNTHKATTWEAPRKPLATKAAGKRALPTGGIKKPHGYRPGTLTLCKIRKYQKSTQLLLCKLHVQYLVREIAQAISPDLRFQSAATSALQEPSEAYLVRLFEDTNLCAIHARHVTFTPRDMQLACRLRGAGEKELEGAEGEHQQQSHVILFSGKLWLIRSQICWRLPEDFHECHFWGENHRLQPARLSPRRGERLRPRIMARTKQTARKATAWQAPRKPLATKAVGKRAPPKGGIKKPHRYKPGTLALREIRKYQKSTQLLLRKLPFQRLVREIAQAISPDLRFQSAAIGALQEASEAYLVRLFEDTNLCAIHARRVTIMPRDMQLARRLRREGP; this is translated from the exons ATGAGCATCCTGACCTCTGACCCACAGACCTGTGAGCAG AGCCGCCTGCAGCTGGTCAGGCTCAGCCCAAGGACAGGGGAGAGGCCGTGGCCCTGCACCACAGCAGACATCAAGCAGAACACTCACAAAGCCACCACCTGGGAGGCCCCCAGAAAGCCCCTGGCCACCAAAGCTGCCGGCAAGAGGGCGCTGCCTACAGGAGGGATCAAGAAGCCCCACGGCTACAGGCCTGGTACCCTGACGCTCTGCAAAATCAGAAAGTACCAGAAATCCACTCAGCTGCTCCTGTGCAAGCTGCACGTCCAGTACCTGGTGCGCGAGATCGCCCAGGCCATCAGCCCAGACCTGCGCTTCCAGAGCGCAGCCACTAGCGCCCTGCAGGAGCCCAGCGAGGCCTACCTGGTGCGCCTCTTTGAAGACACCAACCTGTGTGCCATCCATGCCAGGCACGTGACATTTACGCCCAGAGACATGCAGCTGGCCTGCCGCCTCCGTGGAGCGG GGGAAAAGGAGCTTGAGGGAGCTGAGGGGGAGCACCAGCAACAATCACATGTGATTCTTTTCTCAGGAAAGCTTTGGCTTATCCGGAGCCAAATCTGCTGGAGGCTACCAGAAGATTTTCATGAGTGTCACTTTTGGGGAGAAAAT CACCGCCTGCAGCCGGCCAGGCTCAGcccaaggagaggggagaggctaAGGCCCCGCATCATGGCGCGCACCAAGCAGACCGCCCGCAAAGCCACCGCCTGGCAGGCCCCCAGGAAGCCCCTGGCCACCAAAGCCGTCGGAAAAAGGGCGCCGCCTAAAGGAGGGATCAAGAAGCCTCACCGCTACAAGCCTGGCACTCTGGCGCTGCGGGAAATCAGAAAGTACCAGAAGTCCACGCAGCTGCTCCTGCGCAAGCTGCCCTTCCAGCGCCTGGTGCGCGAGATCGCCCAGGCCATCAGCCCGGACCTGCGCTTCCAGAGCGCGGCCATTGGCGCCCTGCAGGAGGCCAGCGAGGCCTACCTGGTGCGACTCTTTGAAGACACCAACCTGTGTGCCATCCATGCCAGGCGCGTCACAATTATGCCCAGAGACATGCAGCTGGCCCGCCGCCTCCGCAGAGAGGGTCCTTAA